The genomic segment TTGAGATTGTTTACATTTGTTCCAGTTCACCATAAATTTTTCTCCTTATTGTAGTTTGCCAATTGATTTTTTATCATGTTCTGAAGGTGTCAAAATGCTTTCTGGAGCTAGTGATGCTGGTATAGAAACTTGTCTACAAGTTTCAAATCATTTTAAAGATGTTCCTATCTGCATGCTGTCAGACGATAACTTTTCTGAGGTAAATATTCATCTGAGCCAGTCAATGTTTCAGTTCTGTTGACCAGATGAGGATTAGCTTTAAGAGCACGATACTATGTGTTGTGCGGTACCCAATGACATTTTTTGTGGCATATTTTGAGTTGTGTAAAATTAGTCAATCTTGAATGAAGGAGAAAATGCTTATAAATCACTCGCAGGTTCTCCGAGGgataaaaaattaatacatatttaaaaagaaaaagaggatgGTTGACAAATTTGTAATCCCACTTAGTAAATCAGATTGCAACAATTGCAATACTCTATTCAAACTTCATTTCTAACTCATAGGAAATCCTTTGATCATCTTATCCATATGATGGTGAAAGCATAACCTAATTACAATACATAACAAGCTAGAGGAAGAATGGACTGTTCCAAAACATCTGGAAAACAAACACTTGCAATGCTATTTGGCTGATTAATCGTCTGGCATTATGAATCCTCTATAAGAAAGTGAATTAATCTCCTGCCTAATTGTTAACAActtcatgaaaaataaaaaaacaacgTTTGCTATGAGAAAAATCTCTCCTGATTTTTCCAAGGTTTCCAGTGATTCCACAATCTTGCCTAACAACCCGGGCATGTAAAAAAATGTCACACAATGAAATAatgaaaaatcatatttttgatattttttatcaAAACAACTCTAAATTTTGGTCCTCATCTTCCAATTAATTCtgaataaaaaaaactttaataTGATGACCGGTTTTCCCAtgcctttaaaaaaaaatcaaatgttCTTTTTCtttgtcattttgcacctggtaATCTGAACTGCAAATGTTGCTTATATTATGTTTACTTTATTTCAATTACCTCCTGAATTTTGACGACAAATTGCTCAGTGAACCAAGTTTCTGTTTTTTATTGGCAATTCATATAATTTAACATATGCCACTGCTTTGCCATTCTTTAACATATAGAGCAAAATGCGAAATGTTACTTTCAAAGTTGAAGGCCACTGGGTTTGCTTTTTAATTTGGAATTAATTTCTTAAAGTTGCAATATATATTCTGCTGATATCTTTTCATTTTAAGAGTAACGAAGCACACAGCTTTTTCATGAAAGTTTGTTGTGAAGGGTCATCACATGTGGTGTTAATAACTTTTGGTAATTGTGGAGATCCTCACCATTGGACAAAATTGAGGTATTCTATAGTTGGAGGTTCTCATATTTAGTCTCTCCTACTTTATTGGTTTGGCAATTGGTCTATATGTTATGTTACTCTTCAAAGTAGCTTGGCTCTTCATgtttaattcaacatttgatgtgattataaaatttattgttttacttTAACTGAATTAATAAAGGTTCAGTTTGTACTTGGTCTAAATGGCCACTGGCTTCACATTGTAACCATTTTCAAAGCATTTGTATTGTGATATAATCCTAGTCTTGTTTGGTGCAGGAAGAAATGGAGGATTTACGAGACAGAATTAAAGCTGATTTGTTCAAAAAGATGAATGTCGTAAGAATTCTTTAGCGCAAATCGAGTCTTCTACTTCTTTAATTACtacgacttttatttattttttgataggaaacattaatattataaaaatagatAAAAGTGTTTTACAGAAATAGCGGATGAGTAATCCGCGACATATAACTATGCTAGGACAATCGTCAAGACATACGAACTTCCAATCCCTAACAATATCTGAAAGGGAAAAATGATTAAACTCCTTGAGCTTCGTTGTCCAAGTGGCAACCCTGAATTTGATCATCTCCCATACTTTTTCCACGGATGCGTTCTCGCCTTTgaatattctgttatttctcaTCGACCAAAAAGTGCAATGAATGACTAAAAATCAGAATCTGTTAACTCTTGTCCCTGCTGTAATTCCGGGGTCAATAATGGACATGTCTCGTGCCCCTTCTCGGAAATACCCACTAAAAACTCAATTCTTGCATCACCTTTATCCATATTCCTCTCGAAAAAGAACAATGTACGAGTAAGTGATCCTGATTTTCGTCATGGTTGTGACATAAAGTGCACCATTGCGGACTTAATACATAGCTTGGCCATCTTCTTTGCACTGAGTCGGAAGTCGGAAGTTTGCCCAAAGCCACAATCCACGAGAATATTTGAACCTTTTGCGGGACAGGAATTTTTCAGATATGATCATAACATGAGAAGAGGGGAAAAGTGGTAATGAGAAAGAAAGAGTCGTAGAAAGAACGGACTGAAAAATTACCAGAAGAGTCACCCAACCAAATCCTGAAATCGTTTGCTGTCAACTCTAACCTAACCGCATCTAAGAATCCTAGTAGGCTAGCAAAATCCCCCAACCCAATCTCATTTAGATGTCTTCAAAAACGCACATCCCATCAAAATGTGTGACTGACCCCCTATATCTACAACCTCTAAGAAGCTACGAATAGGATTATTAGTCTTGGTGCATATCCGAAACAAAGATGGAAATCGTTCTTTGAGCGAAGGACCCCCTCCACCCCAAACATCCTCCCAGAACCGAATGTAATTGCCCTGTCTTAAAACCGTCTTAGTCAAAAGATGAAATGCCGGGTAAGAATGAGAAATAAATTTCCACGTGCTTCTAAACATCGCGTTCCTGGCCAGCCCCAAGCTTTATTTCCCCAAACAAGCcaacaaaattttcatgttAATAGAGATGGCTTAATTTTCTCGTGTTAGATGTTTATTTGGTCATAGTCTACATTAAGAAAATTTGGTATTTGATTATGTTAAATATCCTTCATCTGCTGGTGTAATTCATTGGGAGTTGTATGTATAAACTTTGACAATTCTCTCCCCTTGAGTTAGCTTTTGGATTTGAGTTACTTCAAAGTCCAATTTTATCATGGTAGCAGAGACATGTTCCGATCCAAACTCGGGCCCACCATTATATGTTGGACTGTCCTATGTACCACCCGATAATGTCTTGTAATCTTCACGTTCCATTTATTCATTCCTGAGTGTGACAGGGTGTGTAAAATATCCCACATCAGCTGGATTAAATCTTTGGAATTTGTATATATGAACTTGGACAATCATCTCGCCTTGAGCTATTGAATTTCaaatgacgctcatcttgggtGTATTTGAAATATATTACACTTACTATTGAATTTGTTTAACTTGACATAGAgtgaatttaaaattcatttccAAACAAGttaagaaatttgaaatactTCATCTCAAATCGATCGATCCAAGCACAACATAAATGTTTTGAATGTAAATATTCGAGTGATAAATGCAATTGAGTCCAAGGAAGAAGTTCAGGGATGCTGCTTTGGTTGGATTTCTCATATTAGAATCCAGCTCTTTCCCTGTAATTTGCTTTTATCATTTTGGCTGTTGACTGTTGtcatcaaattattttttttaacttgaAAACAAGTTATAAGCAGTAGCTCTTGACATAGTTTGATGACCCTTAAAGCactatgaaaatgatgattttggtCAATTTGAGCACTTCTTTCCTTTTGTATCAGcctttatttatgttttacATTTTCTAATACATGTTTTGGAAACAATGATTCTATATTTTTGATGGATTTCTCACAAGGATTGAAGTagtcttttgttttttttccgaCTATTGCTTTCGGTTTTATTCTTTTGATGGAGTTCTATAATAAACAGGTGGAGTTCAATTTGAAGGCCAAAATGTTGCACGAAGATATAACGAAACATGTAGGTACCCCCATCGCTCTCACTCCTCATTTTGTGATCTAAGACTAAGAATAACTTACTATTTCAGTTTGTATAAGTTACTTCTAAAATGTTAATTAATCTCTTAACATTTGATTTGTTAGTGTCCCCAAGGAATTACTTACATGTGTCCGCGTGTGTCGTGCTGCTAATATGTATGTGTAGACGTataatgcagcagatgattgCTTGCAAGGATCTGaataataatgaaaattgaGATGAATATTTTGTGTAACTAGGGTTGTAACTTGTATCTCATGGTATATCTAGATCATAGTAACTGACTTACATGCCCTAGATATGAGAAATTTAGAGTATTCGAGCTTTCCACCTCATTTACTCAGTAGTGAAAGTGCTAGACATAATGTGGATGAATTGCATGCCTTGGTTATGATTTTAGGCACTTCTGTCAACACGTAATAATATTAGTAATTTCAATTCTGATTCTAAAATAGAGATGATTTTGAAAGTCACttgtaagttttattataaataactGTACTGGTGAAACTGTGGCTGTCTTCATAATCTGACTGAAAAGCCAAGTAGCTTAGTCATCTTTCTTGTCATTATCTCTCTTTCTGTTGTCTGCTTGATGCGGTTTTAGAGCTTGACTTGGTACAGTCTTGAGAAAGCCTATATGTGTTCAATTACGTTGCAATTCCATTTTACAAGTGGCCCTATCTACTATGTGCCTAAATAATCATGTTCACTCTTGTAAGTGTAGGCACATTTAAATTTCCAAGCAAGTGATCCTTGTGCAAGAATTTTGATCTTGCTTAGCAACATATTTTTAGTATGTACTTTTATGGTGATGCACCTTTGTGACTTGTGACCATGGTAATTTATagaaacataatatttttctgACATTTTTCCCATCCCCGTCGAAGTACGGAATATCATTTTGGTGGAAGACAATTTGGATGATATCGCATTGTTTTGAACCTTAGGAAAGGCAGCAATTTGCAATATATGGTTCTTATTTTCAGAGACTGCCTTGAGTGTTTTGCAATATGCgaatacaaatttttttaaaggttGCAAACACTCCCTTAGTTTACAATGCCAGGAAAAGAGATTCTCTTACATTCAAATCAAATGGGTTGTGAATGAATACATTGCAATTCCATCACGAGGTCCATGgccaaattatgaatgaatgCATCTGTGAACTGGTATTCTAAAGATATCCACATTTGTATACAAATTATTTCAGATCACCAAGTTAGCTATTCATAATTTCAAAGTTCTTTCTCTGATTTTTGTTAACCTCTGTTGTGGTTCTAAACATTTCACTTAATCCTTTTTTGGGTTGTAGTGGATTGCGAAAGAAATATCTTTGTTGCAAAAGCTCATTGATCATGCCAATGAAAAAGGACGGCGGAAAGAATATCCTTTGATGTGCCTAACTTTTGCATAGTGAAACTCATATGTGCATTCTAGTGTGTAATATTGACTAAATGCCTTCATTATATATGTGTAATCTTGGAACAAAACTGAATCATTCTTTTAAGTTACAGACACAAATTGGAACttgaaggaaaaaaaagagtgataaaatcattattttatttacacGATTTCACGTGTCTCATGCAGTTCTACTACTTTTTCTTGTGGGGTAGACAATGCGTGTATCATCTGTTTGTTTTAGACTTTTTTTTCTCTCAATAGACTTTTGTTTTAGGCTTTTACACTTTTTTGAACCTGTtttgcctggaatttgttttccTGGTTTTCTAGTCAGACTTGTCTTCCTGTCATATTAGTTACTTTGGTGGAAGTTCACGCTCTCCATTGAGCCTTGTTAGGTTTTTTCATGGTCATGCTGTCGTTTTTTCAATGAGTTAATTGTCTCACTTTATGCCATCAACTTTTTTTATTCCTAATTAATAATATTGCTGCTTATAAAGGTTTTCCAGTATACCAATTTAAGAGCCCTATAACCATTATTGGGTTCAAAGGACCAGTTTAAACATGATGATTTTGTGCCTGAAAAATGTTGGTAGCATTTCATTGATCTTTTTTATGAAGACGTGGTTATTATAGCTATATATTTACTCATATGAAGACTATATACCAGGAACTATTGCAGTCTGTcctacatatatattttttgtttggaATTGGACAACTTTGATGGCAAAAGTGAGGGAAATAACTACTATCCCATGACTCTTATTTGCTATTTAGATTTTGGCCACATTGTTTCCttaattttatagattttacGTTATTCGAGCTCCTAGAAAGAAGGAAGCAGCTACAGAAACCATCAGAACGGGAAAAATTATTGGCTACCATTCCAGAAGTTATTGCTGAAGAATTAGTGCCTGATGAGACTGTGGCAGTGTCTTCTGaaaaagcagaaagaaatagCTGTTCACCAAATTCAGCTCTTGTGGTTTCAGATGTATCCAGCGCAGATGCCTCAGGTGTGTGTTGCCTTCTCTCCAATCCTTACTTGAAGTATCCTAAAGACCATGTGACTTTAGTTGGATTCCTCCAAATACTTTCCTAAATAATCCAGCGTCATTTTGTTTTCCCCATGCTTCAGTTTTTTGTTGCATTTTAACTTTTCTGTATTACAACTTCCTGTAGGTATTTCCCACCTTGCTCACTTCACGTGATTTTTCTGGCTTGTAATGCTTGTGATTTCAAACTATTTCTCTTGATATTCATGCTCTGAATCTCTATTTTAATTTCTTAGCTGATGCTTTACAAGAAACGCATACCATTATACGATATATGCTCAAATATTTTCTAACAAGTTTTTTCTCTTGACCGGCCAATATATTTGGCTTTTAATATCTTGATCTTCTTTACTTGCACTTGATGTTCTTTTCAATTTCTGAAATCCTTATCAAATTCTTTTTGCTATGTCTTCTCAGTCACAAAATTCATTCTGCATCATCCTGACTGGCTATAAGGGCTGTGGCTATGACCTTTATTTGTTTGCTTTACCACCCTTATCTGCATGTTTcagtttctttccagtgtctcTATTTTTCTGTTGTTGCAtttgttttaattaataaattggCTGAATGAATCCATATTTCTTAAAGGGGCCTTTATACAAAGTATAGACAACCTATTATAGGACAGTATACTATAGAATTAATTAGACGACTAATATGCTGATGATAATACAtcaaatcatatttaaaatgaaaatataataaCATATAATATTATGCAAGCTGTACAGGTTAACTCTCACCCTCAAGTTAGTGTATAAATATCATATATGCTTGCTGTATAAAATGTTCCACAAGGAAAAGCACCGGTCAATTATCAGCTATCTGATTTACTTTGCCAGACTCTTGGTTATCTTTTATTTAGCTCATGTCAAGCTCAACATGCTTTGTTCCATCATGTTACACTGGATTATTTGCGATCTTAGTTGCTGCCTTATTATAGTAGAAGAGTGTCATAGGTTTTTCTGAACCAGAACTGAGTTCGCTTAGGATAATTTTTAGCCAGCAAAGCTCCATAGTTACATGATGAAGAGCCCATAGTCAGCTTCTGCACTAGATAATGGAACTATATATTGTTTCTTGCTCCTCCAAGTCATCAGATTGCCCACAACAAATGTTATATATGTCATGATGTAAACTTCCTATCCAATCTAGATTCGTCAAATCTACGTATGTATTACCAACAATGTCCAGATGACAATGTCTGGAGAATATTATGCCTTTGCTTTGAGAAGGCTTAAGATTATCCAAGATATACTTCACCACATTCATGTCCCagtcatttggattatgcatGAATCGCCATTAAATGCATAAGATTAGTTGAATTTCAGTGTGAGATAAATCGCTCAATTTCTCCGTCGGCCTGTTTAAAATAGATATTCAAATCATGATTCTCCTCAATGGGAGGATTTCTCGACCACCACAACTCTTGTCTGGTAGCCGACTTCCCTATTGCTCAATGAGTGAAATTGCGATGCTTGGTTTAGCCAAGTTCCCAACTGCTTCACGATGGTTGAGCTCCTGACCGCGCAATATTTTGGATGCTGTTTGGGAATCATCGGGTTGCAACTAGCAGAaggaaagggaaataaactttTGTCTATtttctaatatttaattattcattttttgGCTCGATGTCCGTGGATCTAAATGGTGATGTTTTATATAAGGATAGTAATTAGTTCTTACCCAGTTTTTTTGTTGGCATTGTTTCTTTCAGAACTAAACAACAAGGTACGAGAAACGGAAAAGGAGTAGGAGGTCCATCAATGAATAATAGGGCATTTGCCAATTCTGCCTTTGTTTTACCTGTTCCATTAATGTATTGACTCCACATGCCTTTGTCTTATTTTGTCAGCCCTAGTGTTCTGATACTAGTGCTGGGGATGGAGGGGGTGTAATTGGTCAATTGTTTTCTGATATTCTGCATGATGCTATTTGTTCGTCTTTCCCAATGTTTGGAAGGTTATGCTTGGCgactcctttacttgttttacttTAGTGAAACTTCTTGTGCTTAGTTACTCTCTTTTGATTGGGAAATATTAGCAGCTATTTACTCCGCAATCATATCTCCCATTTCATTCCATCTTTGTCATTCTTTTCCAGGATTTGTGAATCTCATTAACCGTTCTCAAGTTATTCTCAATGATTTAACTGCTATCAGAGAAAAGGACGTGAGAGCTTTCGACATCATACCTGTTGAGGCTCCAAATGGTAACTCCATGTTTtggataatattttttcataataaTGTTTGTCTTGTAGTGGAAAGTTTATGCTTCTTTGATAATGTGTCACCAAAGAAACCTGTAATTTCTGATGTAAAGTTCATCGTATTTCTGTCAAAGAATATGGGAAATTAAATAGAGAATGTGGACATCACAGGCGGGTGACTCTCCATAATTCTAGTCCTATGAACATGgaagtaaataaaatataaccaAACATATAACCTAAAGTTATTAATCACAACCTTTATTAAAAATACAGATCCTTATCAGGTCAACCCATAGGGAAGGCAGTCACATAATTCCTCAAAGCCTACAATGCGCGAGACATTGTAAGCTCAGAATGCTGAAAGTCGGGAATTGTTAAACCGAATGCATCATCATCAATCACAAACATTTGaaattgttatttaattattggaaTTGAAATGAATCACCAACACTTTGTGCGtcaaaattttgggattaaatggtttcctcatttcaaattctttgtTATTACCGAGTACCTAATCATTTAATCATCAACGTATTGCAGGAGATACAAATGCTCAAGGGGCATTCAAACAGGCGGAGGAAATGAGTAAGTATCAGTTTCTTGCAGAACTTGTctaaaaacaaatcatatttGGTCACATGAGCTTACAGTTGAAATTTGAGCTTATCTTCAGTACAATCCGatgtaatatatattttagGGTTGTAAGTGTTGATTTTTATTTCCATGAGATATTCCTGGACGTTATTAACGTGTAGATACCAGACTAACCGCAATCCATGCATTTTCTATCATGTGTGGTGGTGATTATCTTATTTAATTTTCGGCCACATTTGGTGTTACATCTCCTTCTACATTAACTAGATATTCATCTCTTATCTCATGGTATAAAAGGTTTTAGTCAAAAAGGCTTGCTAATGGACGTATAGCAATTAGCAAACATACAAATAGTGTTGTATAAGTTGTAGCACTAACTGTATCAGCAGACTTGTGATATGGGACCAAAAAGTGCTGGTCCAAGTCATTTTCTAGCCCTTGGATGTCTAAATATTCGATGCCGTTCATCTATCCCAGTTTTTTGATGATCCTGCATGGTGACTTCATTAAATGTTATTATGATGAGACAACTGACCCTTGAGAGTGCTGCTTTTAAATGGGAATATTGCCAGCCATTACTTTGCGATCCCATCATCCTATTTCATTCCCTATTTGCATCTTTTACGGACCCAATTATCAGTGGGCCTGGATCCAAACGGTCCAGGAGTTGTGGCTTACAAGTGTGTAGAAGAAGGAAAGTAAATAAAAATGTATAGGGAGTGAGGTAGCTAGGAATTCTGTTAGTTTTTGCTTGAGTGCTGTCACTTGCTTAGGCTAGGGGAATATAGCATTAGCTAGGGTTTGTGTACAGAGTTCATCTCTTGGAAAAATTTCCTATTCTATTGGCAATATTATTTTCAGTTCCTAAATTGTGACCGCAATAGCATCTCTGTCCAGGCTTTGAAGATCTTGCAACCCCGTCTGAAGTTACTTTGAAGGACCTGAATGTTGCCGCAGACAAGGATGGGATGGGTGTCAATTGCGCCATACCATTTGAGGCTCTGAACCGTAATGCCGTggttttaatattaattttttaaaaatgacgaGATTAACAATGCGAATTTTagtacttgttttcttgattaaatGGATTCAGGTTCAAAAGTTTTGCTATCCAGTATTTAATCATGTACTTGCTGATGGATGCAGGAGACAAAAGTTTTTGTGAGACTTCCAAACAAGTGGAGGAAACAAGTAAGTGCCAGTTTTCTTGCAAAACTCTCTTCAAATTCTATTCTTTGTTAGAGGATAAACATGCTggggatttttaaatgtcaactAACATATGCTCAATTCTAAAGCGCGAAGCACCGAGCTCAAGGTTTTTCTGTGGGAAGAATTTCTGATTGCGAAAAATgatctaaattttttaaataatttatttttatggagattttaaatttttataatattaatacTGATGGCATAAACTTTTGCCTTTTCTCTTGTGCATTAAGCCCGCGTAATCTGGTCAACTAATGATTTGACCGTTTTTCTCGCTTTTAGTCGAATAATTGTTTTTTGCTTGTACTTCACACGTAATCTTGCTTAATCCCCACTTAGTCTTGCTTTTTAGAACACTACATCTCTTAAATTATTCTGGAGTTTAGGAAACCTTCTTTGATAGCATTGAGGTTGATATCTAGTGTGGATATAGACAGTCCCCTGCAATTCTTTACTTATAGGCAATGCAACATTGGATACTTTTATATCTTTGTCATGCTTTTACTTAAGGTCTAAGGAGCTTTATTTAAAAGGTGTACCGGAATATGATAAACAATGGCAAACATGACATGTAACATCATGCATAGCTGATGAATTGAAATTAAGCATACACCTTTTCATATGTTTTTATTTGTTAGACTTGATGTAATTGAAATAGTCTCTTTTTAATTATTGGATCTCTAAATGTTAGTAAAAGTAGGCACATTCAACATGGTTTAACTTCGATGGACAGACTAGATAGCATTCCATCTCCAACCAGTAGGTTTCTTAATAATTTGtatgattttcatatatatctatatatatatatataattaaggctgactgtatataatctcaacaaaaTTCTGAAAAAGCAGCAGCTCCAACTGAGGTAATTGAGTTGAGCGACGATGAATCAGAGCCAGAGACAAATGAAACAGTCAGCGAATCCTCCGACAATGCTGTATGGCACTATTTGGATCCCCAAGGGGAAATTCAGGGACCCTTTTCGTTGAACATATTGAAGGTATGGAGCGAGTATAATTACTTCCATTCGGGGTTTGAGGTTTGGAAAACCGGTCAGAGCCAGAATGAAGGTGTTCTTTTGGTTGATGTTCTGAGGCAGACGTTTCCTTCGTGAGAATTATTAGAGATGTTTCAACAACTTGGTACGTAAATTTTGATTAGCGAATTTGAATGTATTTGGTTGATTATCTAAACTATTCACTGTAATGTGTTAATGataataccaaaaaaaaaaaaaaaaacatgttttatTACATTACAATATGAATAGAAAGTGAGGTTAGGAACTTTTCTGGTTTGAACAATTAGAAACTAAACTCGAGGGAAGATCATGTTAAGATATCGAAGGAAGCATcgaatgtttctatttaaaaatTCTTGAATACAAATGTTATATCACGAGATGTCCACCTCTGATAAGATGAGCCACACTAAATGTGGTTTTATGCTATATCGTCAGTGTTTCTCTTTAGACGTAGCATAGCATGCAATGCTAGCACGCCGTCGTCCGTGTTCGTCCATCTCTACGTCCCCGGTTTTTTGGTTCTCTGATTGAATGCTATCTTGCTATGTTTTATGTTGTGTTTTGAGTTATCCGTAAATCAAAATTGTACCAGGTCAATATGATTAGATTTAAGAGTATCATAGGCATACTCAGACAGACGagcaccaaaaaaaaaatcataagaaaaaaaaaatcgatctgaaaatgtaaataaacaatgagaaaaataaaattatattatattcccATAAACACACAACACTTGAAAAACtattatatcaatcaatatCTATAAACACAATTTCCAAGGAAATTAATCGGTTCTCGAGCAATAACTGATCGATCGAGCGGTATTACATTCATCTTCCGCATCAT from the Primulina tabacum isolate GXHZ01 chromosome 8, ASM2559414v2, whole genome shotgun sequence genome contains:
- the LOC142553753 gene encoding uncharacterized protein At5g08430, whose product is MKDTFWLEEYSGKPLLSLKRKRRVGKKRIEFIGWGSRPLLEFLGTIGEDTVKKFSQREVSEFVTKYVHDKSLVKKNKRVECDEILRALFGRPSVSRTKIYDLLEEHFAENLDESDDDLLCSSEEENYKEKSSKSNFNGHKKKDFESPKSCFAAIIPENIKLIYLKRTLVQEFLKVPESFECKIVGSFVRMKSDPNYNYQKNRFQLQQVTGVKMLSGASDAGIETCLQVSNHFKDVPICMLSDDNFSEEEMEDLRDRIKADLFKKMNVVEFNLKAKMLHEDITKHWIAKEISLLQKLIDHANEKGRRKELFELLERRKQLQKPSEREKLLATIPEVIAEELVPDETVAVSSEKAERNSCSPNSALVVSDVSSADASGFVNLINRSQVILNDLTAIREKDVRAFDIIPVEAPNGDTNAQGAFKQAEEMSFEDLATPSEVTLKDLNVAADKDGMGVNCAIPFEALNRDKSFCETSKQVEETTAPTEVIELSDDESEPETNETVSESSDNAVWHYLDPQGEIQGPFSLNILKVWSEYNYFHSGFEVWKTGQSQNEGVLLVDVLRQTFPS